One Paraburkholderia phymatum STM815 genomic window, TTGGAAAGGAGGCGCTGTTGCGCGCCGGCCGTCGCCCGTCAGTTCGTTCTCCGCACTCGATGCGCTGCTCGAACACTTCGGCAATCGTCAGCTTTATCCTGCGTTGTCGACGGTGATGGTCGTCGGGCATTCGGCGGGTGCGCAGTTCGTGCGCGTCGGACACGACGGGCGGCGGATGCTGACATCAGCGTGTGGCGTCGCCGCGCTGTTCGATCGCCCGACGCCTGCTGCCTGTCCCGTCGCAAGCGCCACGCCGCCCCTATCAGACTGATACGCTCTCGTTTTCCGTAGATAAAGCGTCAAGCGTAGTCAGGCGATGCAGATCGAGCGCTCGCGTGTGCTCAGTCATATAGTCGACGAACACGCGAATGCGCGCGGGCAAATGCTTGCGGCTCAGATAGCAGATGTAGTGGCCGCTGTCGTCGGGCGCATACTGCGTGAGACAACTCACGAGCCGTCCCTCGCCCAGCAGATCGCACACCTGGTAGCCCGGCAATTGCGCGAGGCCTTGTCCATCGAGCACCGACTGCAAGATCAGATCGGGATCGTTGAACGTGTGTGAGGCGTGTGGATGGTGCCTCAGCGGCAGTCCATCGACCCTGAACTCCCATTCCTTCAAGCGTCCCGACGCCGTGCGGAAATTGATGCAGCCATGATGGGCAAGTTCGTCGACGTGGCGCGGCAAGCCATGCGCCTGAACGTACGATGGCGCTGCGCACACGATCATCTGCATCGGTATCAGTTGACGCGCGACGATCTCGCTGTCTTCCATGCGTCCTTCGCGAAACGACACGTCGATACGGTCGGCGGTGAAGTCCGCGGGACGATCGTTGAGCAGCAGCTCGAGTGCGATGTCGGGATACTGCGCGTGGAAGCCGCGCAGCAGCGGCGCCACGATCTTGCGCCCGAAGCCTGGGGTCGAGTAAATGCGCAGTCGTCCACGGGGCGGACCGCTGCGCAGTTCACGCATTTCTTCGAGCGCCTGGACGATGCGCTCCACGCCCGCCTGGCAATTCTCAAAGAACAGTTCGCCCTCGCGTGTCAGCGACGTGCTGCGGGTGGTGCGCAGAAAGAGGCGCGTATCGAGCTGCGCCTCGAGCTTCTGCACGTTCCGGCTGACGGACGAGCGCCCGATGCCGAGGCGATCGCCCGCTCTCGCGAAGCTGCCCTCGTTGGCAACGGCAATAAAGGAGACGACGCCGGCGAAACTCGTTGCGAACGTGCTCGCAATCGGATCGTCGGCGCCAGTGACGGAGCGGCGCGGTGCGTAATCTGACATGGAAGCGCAAAAATTGAAGTCCCTATGTGACTAGACGTTTGAGCGCTTCTGTTTGTGACGTGCGTCCGCGGTTTTTTCCGCCGAACCTCGTGCGAACGCCTGCTGGCCTCACTTCTCGGGCACCAGAACGGGCGCGCCCTTGTCCTTCAGCAGGAGCACGAGAAACTTTGCCGGTTTCGTCTTGCTCGCGTTGCGTCCGACCGTGTGCACATCGTCCGGACCTTCATAGAAGGACTGCCCCGGCTTCAGCGTAACTTCCTTGCCGCCCTTCACCTGCATCACGATCGTGCCTTCCAGCACGTAGATAAAGCCGTGTGCATTATGACGATGCACCGGGTCCACCGCGCCGGGCGGATACTCGACCGCGATCATCAGCGCTTCCTTGCCCGGGTAGTCCTCCAGCGGCTGGGTCATCACGGGAGTGACAATCGCTTCGGGTGCCGCGGCCGAGGCCTGGCCCGTCAACGCGCCCGTTGCAAGGAGCACGGACACGGCTATTCTCTTCAATCGAAACATGACGCGCTCCTCACAAAGAAACACGCGTCGACTCAGGCGAGGTTTGCCTTGTCGAGGCCGAATGCCTTATCGGACGAACCTGGCACCGTGCGGAATGCGACGTTCGCACGGTTCCAGCCGTTGATGGCCATCACTTCGAACGTCAGGTCCGACAGTTCCTTCTCGGAGAACTGGCCGCGCACGCGCTCGTAGATCTCGTCGGGCACACCGTGCTCGGGAAGCGTCGTCAGCACCTCCGTCCACGCTAGCGCGGCTCGCTCGCGCGGCGAGAACAGCGTCGACTCGCGCCAGACCGCCACGTGATGCAGGCGCAGTTCCCGCTCGCCGTGGATGCGCGCTTCCTTCACGTGCATGTCGAGGCAAAAACCGCAGCCATTGATTTGCGATGCGCGGATATTGACCAGATCGCGAATCGGTTCTTCGATAGTGCAGTCGTTCAGCAGCGTGCTGAACTCCACAAACTTCTTGCACAACTCCGGCGATTGCTGAAAGTAGTTGATACGCTGAGTCATGATTTCTCCTGGCGACAATGACAGAGTCATCCGTGCAGACGGATGCCGTTCACGGCGATGAGCCGCACGGAAGTCATCGTAGGGTCGCGAGGCGCATCGCGGTAGACATACGGACGGGCTCACGGTGTTGCCTTTCAGGCACCAATGCCGTGAGCCGCCGTATCGTTGCTCAGAGCGCGCCGTATGCAGCGGCGATACGCGCGAGCTTGTCGGGATTGCGTTGCACATGGATTTCGACGATACGCTCGCCGTCCGTTTCGAACGATTGCGCGGATTCGAGCTGCCCTTCGATATAGCGCAGGAACGCCGGCCGGCCGTTGAGCGTCACAAGCCTGATATGAACCCCGCCGGGGTAGCGGCGCAACGCCGCGTAGAACAGCTGCGCGATGCGCCGCCCGCCTACCACCGGTTTCGGCAGGCTCGTCACCTTGCCGCCGCCGTCCCCGATCAGGATCGCGTCTTCCGCGAGGAATGCGCTAATCGCATGGAAGTCCGCGCGTTCCAGTGCCTGTGCAAAGCTCTGCAACAACTGGCGATGTGTCTCGCGCGGCACCGCACGGCGCGGGCGCTCGTCGCGCAATTGCGCCTTGGCGCGGCTCACCAGCTGACGGCACGCGGCTTGCGTCTTGCCGATCGCATCGGCGACTTCGTCGTAGTCAGCGTCGAAGACTTCGCGCAGCAGGAACGCCGCACGCGCTTCCGGCGTAAGCCGCTCGAGCAGCATCAGAAACGCCACGGAGACGTCGTCCGCGCGCTCCGTCACTTCTTCCGGCGTGACGGGAGAATCCGTGATTTCCGGCTCAGGCAGCCAGATGCCTGCGTAGTGTTCGCGCTCGACTTTCGCGGCCCGCAAGCGGTCGATGGACATGCGCGTCGTCACGGACACGAGCCATGCCTCGGCGTTGTCGATGCTTGTGCGATCAGCCGAATGCCAGCGCAGCCAGACGTCCTGCACGATGTCTTCCGCTTCGGCGACCGAGCCGAGCATCCGGTATGCGATTTTTTGCAGGCGCGAGCGAAGCTGGTCGAATGCGAGGGCGTCGGCGTCCATGAGATCGTTCCCTGGTCGTTTCCATCAGACGGAAACAGTGAAGGCGTGGCGGGCAAAAGGCGGCAAAACTGAAGTGTGCCACGGACGCCCCGGCAGGGACGGGATAAGGGACACGAACGCTTAGTCGCCGGGCAAGACGCGCGCATTGCAAGCCATGCGTCTGCTCCCGCTACGTTACACGTCAGAATGTGTGGCGCATGCCGACTGTCACGGCCACTTGCGAATCCGTCGACGAAGGCGACAGCGTATTGATCATTGCGTGCGACAGCACCGAATCAGCCGGTGCGCCATGCACATTCTGATACACGCCTTCGAGGTAGAAGTCAGTGCGCTTGCTGACCGCGTAATCCGTTTGCAGCATCGCCGTATTCCAGCCCGGCGCCGAGCCGTTGTACGCGCCATGCGTGTACGTGTACGCGCCCGACACGCTCAATGCCGGCGTGAGCGCGTACTTCGCGTTCACCTCGTAATTGTCGAGGCGCAGCGAACCGGCCAGCGTGCCCGCCGAAGAATCGTTCGCGCCGAGATAAGTACCTGTGCCGAACGAGAACACGCCCGACGCATTGTCGATCTGCGTATGACTCCATACAAGGCCGACGGTCGCCGGGCCGAAGGTGTAGTTGCCGCCGAGCGACCATATGCGCTGACGTTCCGCGATGAAGTTCGCGCTCGCATCGGACGACGTGATCGCGCCGCTGCTATTGCCCGCGTTGTTGAATTGCAGGTACCCCGCCGCCAGATTGAGCGGCCCCATCGCATACGACAGGCCGAAGCCATACGAGCGATTGTTCGCGAAGTCACCCGCCTTGTTGCTGAAGCCGTACATCGTTGCGAATGTCACGCCGCGATACGTCGGGCTGGTGTACTTGACCGTGTTGTTCACGACGACGGAGTTCGCCGCCAGGTTGTCGTTCTCGAACGGATGCGCGGCCATGCTTCCGCCCCACGTGTTGAACTCCGCCGTCAGCGGGCCGACGAGGTCGTTCATCACGTCGAACTGGCGACCGAACGTCAGCGTGCCATACGGGTCGCTTTGCAGACCGACCCACGCCTGCGAACCGAAGGCGTCGCCGGCGAATGCCTGCGCGCCGTTGTTGAGCAGGAAGCCCTGTTCGATCTTGAACACGGCATGCAGGCCGCCGCCAAGATCTTCCGTTCCCTTAAGGCCGAATACGGTGTTCTGCGTCGAGCTGCTCAGCAGTTGCCAGTTGCTGTGACCCATCTGGTTGTTGGTGTACACCAGGCCGGTGTCGATCAGGCCGTAGAGCGTGACGCTGCTTTGCGCATGCGCTGAAACAGTGAAAGCGCCAAGGAGTGCGAGGGCGAGTAAGGATTTCTTCATGTTGTCTGGCTCCGTGATGATGCTGCCAAGAATCGATCGGCGAGCGCGCAATTTCGGGCGCGCGATCATAAAAGAGCAGGCGATGGTTTGGCAACCGGAATTGCGCCTGACTCAACGCAGCGGATTCATCATAGAGTCGACAAAAACATCTCGTGTCGAAGTGCGCAATAGAAAATAAACGCGTGGGCTCCTGGTTTATCGACATCTTTCAAATACATGGCGCGCTCGATCAGGGCCGTCTGCGGCGCCCATCGGCGGCGCGTTCGAGCAGCAGCCGATCCATTGCTGTCAGCAGTTCGGAAGGATCGAGCGGCTTGCGCAAAAAGCCGTCGTAATAGACGAATGCGGGTGGACTCGGCTCGCCCGACACGAGGATGAATACAATCTCCGCGAGATCGCGTTCGTTACGAACGTGATGGCACAGCACGCTGCCTGACATCACGGGCATGCGCCAGTCGGCAACCACGATATCGACTTCCCGCTTGTGCAGGAGGTCGAGCGCCGCCCGCCCGTCCTCCGCCATGCAGGTGTCGTAACCGTGCGACTCGCACACGCCTTGCCACGCGTCCAGCGTCTCAACGTCATCGTCCACAAGCAGCACTGTCGGCATAGCTGGCCTCGCTCATGACCATTCGATGCACCGCTCGCGTCCGCTTCGTGACGTTCGAGCGCCCCCTCATACATTGCCGTACAACCAGATCGAAAGACGCGCGCCGCGTTTCATGCCGAACCCGCAGCGTCGTCCTTCATTCAACCGCCTTGTGTGCGCTGCTCGCCGGTTCCGGTTCTTCTAAACCGGGAACGGATTGCGCTCCGCAAAGCCTTCCTGATGCCAGTATGGATAGACGGGCCGGACCTTGCTTGCTTCATCGAGCTTCGCGACCTGCTCCGCCGTCAGGTTCCAGCCTACTGCACCCAGGTTCTGACGCAACTGCT contains:
- a CDS encoding RNA polymerase sigma-70 factor; amino-acid sequence: MDADALAFDQLRSRLQKIAYRMLGSVAEAEDIVQDVWLRWHSADRTSIDNAEAWLVSVTTRMSIDRLRAAKVEREHYAGIWLPEPEITDSPVTPEEVTERADDVSVAFLMLLERLTPEARAAFLLREVFDADYDEVADAIGKTQAACRQLVSRAKAQLRDERPRRAVPRETHRQLLQSFAQALERADFHAISAFLAEDAILIGDGGGKVTSLPKPVVGGRRIAQLFYAALRRYPGGVHIRLVTLNGRPAFLRYIEGQLESAQSFETDGERIVEIHVQRNPDKLARIAAAYGAL
- a CDS encoding carboxymuconolactone decarboxylase family protein — encoded protein: MTQRINYFQQSPELCKKFVEFSTLLNDCTIEEPIRDLVNIRASQINGCGFCLDMHVKEARIHGERELRLHHVAVWRESTLFSPRERAALAWTEVLTTLPEHGVPDEIYERVRGQFSEKELSDLTFEVMAINGWNRANVAFRTVPGSSDKAFGLDKANLA
- a CDS encoding LysR family transcriptional regulator, yielding MSDYAPRRSVTGADDPIASTFATSFAGVVSFIAVANEGSFARAGDRLGIGRSSVSRNVQKLEAQLDTRLFLRTTRSTSLTREGELFFENCQAGVERIVQALEEMRELRSGPPRGRLRIYSTPGFGRKIVAPLLRGFHAQYPDIALELLLNDRPADFTADRIDVSFREGRMEDSEIVARQLIPMQMIVCAAPSYVQAHGLPRHVDELAHHGCINFRTASGRLKEWEFRVDGLPLRHHPHASHTFNDPDLILQSVLDGQGLAQLPGYQVCDLLGEGRLVSCLTQYAPDDSGHYICYLSRKHLPARIRVFVDYMTEHTRALDLHRLTTLDALSTENESVSV
- a CDS encoding porin, which encodes MKKSLLALALLGAFTVSAHAQSSVTLYGLIDTGLVYTNNQMGHSNWQLLSSSTQNTVFGLKGTEDLGGGLHAVFKIEQGFLLNNGAQAFAGDAFGSQAWVGLQSDPYGTLTFGRQFDVMNDLVGPLTAEFNTWGGSMAAHPFENDNLAANSVVVNNTVKYTSPTYRGVTFATMYGFSNKAGDFANNRSYGFGLSYAMGPLNLAAGYLQFNNAGNSSGAITSSDASANFIAERQRIWSLGGNYTFGPATVGLVWSHTQIDNASGVFSFGTGTYLGANDSSAGTLAGSLRLDNYEVNAKYALTPALSVSGAYTYTHGAYNGSAPGWNTAMLQTDYAVSKRTDFYLEGVYQNVHGAPADSVLSHAMINTLSPSSTDSQVAVTVGMRHTF
- a CDS encoding cupin domain-containing protein; translated protein: MFRLKRIAVSVLLATGALTGQASAAAPEAIVTPVMTQPLEDYPGKEALMIAVEYPPGAVDPVHRHNAHGFIYVLEGTIVMQVKGGKEVTLKPGQSFYEGPDDVHTVGRNASKTKPAKFLVLLLKDKGAPVLVPEK
- a CDS encoding response regulator — its product is MPTVLLVDDDVETLDAWQGVCESHGYDTCMAEDGRAALDLLHKREVDIVVADWRMPVMSGSVLCHHVRNERDLAEIVFILVSGEPSPPAFVYYDGFLRKPLDPSELLTAMDRLLLERAADGRRRRP